In Leptospira bouyouniensis, the sequence CAATAATGTTGTGGTACCAAATTGATTTACAATCAAACCAAGAGCAAAAATACCACCGAAAATATAAATGATCCATTGTAATACATCTGTAAATACAATGGCTCTAAAACCACCAAATACCGAATATATGATTGTTACAAAACTTAAAATGGAAAGAGCAATGATTCCTAATATCTCTGGAGAAATAGAAATTCCCATTCGTTCCATAAGAAAAGCAATGGGTAAGGAACTTACGTACAATCGAATTCCATCCCCTAATAGTCTAGAAATAGTGAATACAAATGATAATGTTTTTTGAGGTGATTTGCCAAAACGATTTCCGACATATTCATACACAGAAATGGTGTTACCAGAAAAATAGGATGGGAGTAGAAACAAAGCAACGATTGTCCTTCCAAAAATGTAACCAATCGCAATTTCCAAAAATCGAAAATCTCCTTTATATGATAAAGAAGGAATACTTAAAAAAGTTAAGCTCGATGTTTCGGTGGCAACAAGTGATAATAAGAGAAATACCCAATGGATTTCTTTTTTAGCTAAATAAAAATCATCTTCTTTTTGTGTGTTTTTTGCAAAGTGGAAGCCAAAATAAAATACGACTAAAAAATAAAATATTAAGACAAAAAGATCCCAAATCATAAATTTCCTTTATACTATTTTATACAATCAAACTCAAATTAGGATATTTCAAAAGAAGACGAAGCAAATCGGATCTCGTGATGATTCCAATAGGTAAATTATCGTCATTTACAATCGGTAAACAACCAATTCTTTCTTCTAGTAACACTTTAGTCACTTGCCTTATTTCTGCCCCTGGACTTCCAACTAATACTCGTTTGATCATGATATCTGATACAGGCATATCCCTTTCGTAGGATTTTGATTTATCTAATAAATCTCTGTCTGAAACAAATCCCACAATTTCTCCCATTCTCCCCGTGATCGGCAAGTGTCGGATTCCCTTTTCCAACATAAAGTCGAGACAAGTTTCAATGTTTTCCTCCATCCCCTTTGTGTACACGGGAGACGTCATCATTTCGTGGAGGAAAAATACCGGTTTTTCCGTCGGTCCAGCAGATTCTTTGTAAACATCTTTCGGATTTCTATGGAGGAAGGATCCAGTGGGGGAAGTCCCGGGTTCGCCATCCCCAATTTCACTTGGCGCCGATTGGCTACTTGCGTGAATTTTGGGGACACGGTCAGGGTAGGAAGTGGGTGGATTGGGAGAAATTCGACCGTCATGGATCCAAAAGAACATAATTATGCCCTACCTTTCTGAAAAGTTTGTCAAAAATAAGAAAAAACTTGCAAAAAACGAACAGTGATTTTTTATCCATCCTACATTTCCTGTAAAAAGTACCAAATGAAAAGGCAAAAACCCATGAACGAGAACTACCAAATCCTTTACCATGCATTGGAAACCGTTGCGTCCAAATTCCCAAACAAAGTTTCGTTTCGAAAGCGAAAGTCGCCTACCGAATTTCCTGGGATCAGTTTTGGAGAATTGAAGGAGTTTGTCGACCACTTGACTCTCGGATTCATCGACTTAGGTGTAGAAGTTGGGGATCGGATTGGTTTTTTCTGTGACGCTTCGGTCAATTGGCTACGCACTGACCTTTCCATTCTCACTGCAGGTGCAGTTGTTGTTCCTAGAGGGACAGATATTGTCAAAGAAGAAATATTATACATCCTAAACCATTCGGAAGCAAAGTTTTTGGTGGTTCAAAAACCAAAAGATAAAAAAAGAATCGAAGATTTGTTAGGTGAACTCCCGCATTTAAAACAGATTTTTGTTTTAGAAAATGAACAAGGTGAACTCATAGCAGGACCAAATTCAATTCTCTCGCTTGCTGAAAAAGGAAAAGATATTTGGAATTCGAATGGAAAACTAAACATAGAAAATCGAATCAAACAAATTGACCCTGATGCACTTGCCACTCTCATTTATACATCCGGAACTACGGGAAATCCAAAAGGTGTGATGTTATCTCAAAAAGGATGGATCACTGCCATTCGGAATACAATCGCAAGGTTAGATATGAATTCCAATGATAATGCAGTGAGTTTATTACCACCATGGCATGCATTCGAAAGAGCTATTGAGTATGCAGGGATCTTTCTTGGTTTGGATTTTTTAATTTCTAATATGACAAATCTCAAAGATGACCTTCGCGATTTTCGTCCTACTATTTTTCCATCAGTTCCAAGGATTTGGGAATCTGTTTACAATGGGATTATGGCAAAAGTTGCTAAAGAAGGAGGGTTCAAAGAAAAATTATTTCATTTTTTCTTAAAAGTCGGTGAAACTTGGGCAAAATATTATGCGATGTTTAGAGGATTTGAATTTGAAATCAAAAAACCAAATTTTATCATTTCATTCTGTAAACGTACATATGCGTTCTTAATTTTAATTTTACTCTCTCCTCTAAAACTATTAAGTATTAAAATATTTTCGACGATCCACAAAGCACTCGGTGGAAGGATTAGGATTTGTATTTCTGCTGGTTCCGCCTTACCAAGTGTAGTCGATGGATTTTTGTCAGCAATAGGTTTGAAAGTTTTGGAAGGTTATGGAATGACTGAAACTTCTGCTGTTGTTTCAATCCGCTCCAATACGAAACCTACAAAAGGAACAGTTGGGATTCCAATTGATGGTTATTCCATTCGATTAAAAGATGATACAGGAAAAATATTAACAAAAACTGGAGATAAAGGTACTCTTTGGATCAAATCCAAACAAATTTTAAAAGGATATTATAAACGACCAGAACTCAATCAAGTTGTGTTTGATGCAGATGGATTTTTTGATACCGGGGATCTTATGATGATTTCACATAGGAACGAACTTGTTTTTGCTGGAAGATCAAAAGATACAATCGCACTGATTGGTGGTGAAAACGTTGAACCAATTCCAATCGAGGACAAACTTTTAACATCTCCTTATATAGACCAGGTGATGGTTGTTGGACATGATAAAAAAACATTGGCTGCCCTCATTGTTCCCAACTTCGAATCTGTAGAGGCCAAAATACAAGGAATTTCAAAGGATAAAGCTAGCGATTGGAATACAAATCCTAAGGTAAGAGAACTATTTCGATCTGAAATCTCTAAAATCATTTCCCGTGAGAATGGATTTAAGTCCTTCGAAATGATACCTGCAAATAATTTCTATGTTGTCCCTCGACCTTTCGATCCTGACGTAGAAATGACTCGTACTCTGAAAATGAAACGAAATATAATTTCGGAAGTATTTTCAAAACAAATAGAAGGAATTTACCAATGATCAATCCAAAACTAAATCCATATCTGAATGATGATGAAAGAAGTTTTTACAATACTGTCTTTCAGTTTTCGGAAGAAAAAGTTTTTCCATCTTCGGAAGAAAGAGACGAAAAAGAAATTTGGTCTGACGAACTCTGGAAAGAGTTTTCGAAAGCAGGTTTAACAGGACTTACGATTCCCGCTGAGTATGGCGGTGAGGGTGCAAGTTGTTTGTTATGCTCCATTGCAACTGATGCATTTGCCTCAGGTTCACTAGATGGTGGAATTGGGTTGTCATGGGTAGCTCACCTTGTCATTGGAACTATGCCAATTGTGTTTCAAGGTACGGAAGCTCAAAAATCAAAATATCTCACCAAACTGGCAACAGGTGAATGGATGGCAGGTTTTGCACTAACTGAACCTGCATCGGGATCGGATGCGGCTTCACTCCTTACGAAAGCAGAAGAAGTAGAGGGAGGTTGGAAATTGAATGGATCCAAAACCTTCATCACAAATGGTCCGGTTGGCCAAGTTTTCATCGTAATGGCAAGAACTTCTGAGAAAGGCAGGGGACCAATGGGTATTTCCGCATTTATTGTGGAAAGTCATACTCCTGGTTTTAAGGTAAGTAAGGTTTTAAAAAAATTAGGCCATCATACTTCAATGACTGCGGAATTGGTATTCGAAGATATGATCATACCCAAGGAAAATCTCTTAGGACCACTAAACACTGGTTTTATGAGAATTGGTAAAGAAACTTTAGAGTGGGAAAGAACTGTTTTTGTGGCAGGACTTGCTGGAGCAATGGAGTTTTGTCTCAGGAAAGGTTTGCGTTACGCAAACGAACGAATTCAATTTGGAAAATCAATTTCAAGTTTCTATGGAATGAGAGATATTTTAGTCCGTAACTGGGTATACATTCAAGCTGCACGAAGGTTGATTTATTGGGTTGCAGAAAGAAAAGATAAAGGTATTCCATCACCTCTAGAAAGCAGTTTGGGAAAATTGATTTCTTCAGAACTTGCTGAAGATGTAGCAAAAGACACCGTACAGTTGTTTGCTGGATATGGATACATGAAAGAATACGCTGTTGAACGTTTTTACAGAGATGTAAAATTGGGGACAATTGGCGGAGGGACAAGTGAAATTCAGAGATCGATCATCTCTTCGTTGTATCCTGGTAAAGAAAAGTTCCAAAAAGAATTTAGTAGAATCGAAAATCCTAATAACGAATCAGATTTAATTCAAAATTTATTATTTGAGATTATATTAAAAATGGATGCGGAACCAAATCGAAAGAAACAACAGTCGATTGAATTTGCATTTGCCGATGTATTATCGGTATTCGTAATCCTCTATTTATCTGAAATTGATACTAAGAAAACGATAGATTCTTATCCAAAAGAAGAAAAAATGATAGATCGGAAGTTACTTTCGTATTATCTTGTGGGTAAGTATTTAATGTCCATGAGCCGATTGAACCCATATGTATCAAAAGAATTAACTGACCTTTGGGCTCAGTATACAAAATTGGGTTCTTCGATTGAAGAGACCGTTCATTCTAGATTTAGTATCCTCCAGGAGTTCGCCTAAATTGTGAAAGCAGCCGCCCGAATTGCAATATTTTATCTGTTTTTCGGGTATCTGTGGATTTACTTTTCTGATTATGCGATTTCATTATTTTCTTTATCACCAGAAGATACGAGAGAATTACAAAGTTTTAAAGGTTGGGGATTTGTCACTGTTTCCGCTTTTAGTATTTATCTTCTCCTTGAAAGAGAGTTAAAATACCAAAAAAAAGTTTTATCTGAAAAATTTGAATCGGATCAATTATTCCAAGTGATCCTAGAACGGATTGAAGATGCTGTGATTGTCTTCAATTTAGATACTTGGAAGATTGATTTTTTAAGTGAGCAAGTATGTCGATTATTTGAGATCAAAACCAAAGACATAATGGCAAATCCACAATTGCTTATTGATCGAGTGTTTGAAGGTGACCGGCAGAGGATGTCCAATATTTGGATCAACAGATTAAGGGAAAATCATACAGGATTACTTTATCGAATTCAGATGTTAGATGGGAAATTGAAATGGGCATTGGAACATCGTTTATTTATTCCCTCTAAAAATGGAAGTCCAAACAAAGCTGTTGCTGTAATTTCTGATATGACGAGTTATATGGAAAATCAGACAAAACTGGAGCAGTCGTTAAGAGAAAATGAAACTTTGTTAACTGAAGTTCACCATCGTGTAAAAAATAACTTAGCAGTGATCATTTCTTTTTTGCAATTACAAGTATATTCATCTCCACAA encodes:
- a CDS encoding CBS domain-containing protein, with the translated sequence MFFWIHDGRISPNPPTSYPDRVPKIHASSQSAPSEIGDGEPGTSPTGSFLHRNPKDVYKESAGPTEKPVFFLHEMMTSPVYTKGMEENIETCLDFMLEKGIRHLPITGRMGEIVGFVSDRDLLDKSKSYERDMPVSDIMIKRVLVGSPGAEIRQVTKVLLEERIGCLPIVNDDNLPIGIITRSDLLRLLLKYPNLSLIV
- a CDS encoding AMP-dependent synthetase/ligase, with amino-acid sequence MNENYQILYHALETVASKFPNKVSFRKRKSPTEFPGISFGELKEFVDHLTLGFIDLGVEVGDRIGFFCDASVNWLRTDLSILTAGAVVVPRGTDIVKEEILYILNHSEAKFLVVQKPKDKKRIEDLLGELPHLKQIFVLENEQGELIAGPNSILSLAEKGKDIWNSNGKLNIENRIKQIDPDALATLIYTSGTTGNPKGVMLSQKGWITAIRNTIARLDMNSNDNAVSLLPPWHAFERAIEYAGIFLGLDFLISNMTNLKDDLRDFRPTIFPSVPRIWESVYNGIMAKVAKEGGFKEKLFHFFLKVGETWAKYYAMFRGFEFEIKKPNFIISFCKRTYAFLILILLSPLKLLSIKIFSTIHKALGGRIRICISAGSALPSVVDGFLSAIGLKVLEGYGMTETSAVVSIRSNTKPTKGTVGIPIDGYSIRLKDDTGKILTKTGDKGTLWIKSKQILKGYYKRPELNQVVFDADGFFDTGDLMMISHRNELVFAGRSKDTIALIGGENVEPIPIEDKLLTSPYIDQVMVVGHDKKTLAALIVPNFESVEAKIQGISKDKASDWNTNPKVRELFRSEISKIISRENGFKSFEMIPANNFYVVPRPFDPDVEMTRTLKMKRNIISEVFSKQIEGIYQ
- a CDS encoding acyl-CoA dehydrogenase family protein; the protein is MINPKLNPYLNDDERSFYNTVFQFSEEKVFPSSEERDEKEIWSDELWKEFSKAGLTGLTIPAEYGGEGASCLLCSIATDAFASGSLDGGIGLSWVAHLVIGTMPIVFQGTEAQKSKYLTKLATGEWMAGFALTEPASGSDAASLLTKAEEVEGGWKLNGSKTFITNGPVGQVFIVMARTSEKGRGPMGISAFIVESHTPGFKVSKVLKKLGHHTSMTAELVFEDMIIPKENLLGPLNTGFMRIGKETLEWERTVFVAGLAGAMEFCLRKGLRYANERIQFGKSISSFYGMRDILVRNWVYIQAARRLIYWVAERKDKGIPSPLESSLGKLISSELAEDVAKDTVQLFAGYGYMKEYAVERFYRDVKLGTIGGGTSEIQRSIISSLYPGKEKFQKEFSRIENPNNESDLIQNLLFEIILKMDAEPNRKKQQSIEFAFADVLSVFVILYLSEIDTKKTIDSYPKEEKMIDRKLLSYYLVGKYLMSMSRLNPYVSKELTDLWAQYTKLGSSIEETVHSRFSILQEFA
- a CDS encoding sensor histidine kinase codes for the protein MKAAARIAIFYLFFGYLWIYFSDYAISLFSLSPEDTRELQSFKGWGFVTVSAFSIYLLLERELKYQKKVLSEKFESDQLFQVILERIEDAVIVFNLDTWKIDFLSEQVCRLFEIKTKDIMANPQLLIDRVFEGDRQRMSNIWINRLRENHTGLLYRIQMLDGKLKWALEHRLFIPSKNGSPNKAVAVISDMTSYMENQTKLEQSLRENETLLTEVHHRVKNNLAVIISFLQLQVYSSPQETADILEQSIVRIKAIALVHEKLYSGKNLSGLSSVDYITSLVENIKLMYMRSDILIELDIQKMEFNIIDAIPMGLMITEMLTNSFRHAFKIPKPEAQIKIEFIVKEIGQFELKYRDNGIGFPLGFDHRKAETIGLSVIFSLSSQLNGQEIECSSSPNQGVFYHFSFSPKKTNSK